A stretch of DNA from Mucilaginibacter daejeonensis:
ATTATGGCAAACGAACAGATCCAATACGTTACCGCCCCTAAAGTGGACGATAACCGCAAAAAATACTGCCGCTTCAAAAAGAACGGTATCAAATACATCGATTACAAAGACGCTAACTTCCTTTTGAAGTTCGTTAACGATCAGGGTAAAGTATTACCACGTCGTTTGACCGGTACTTCATTGAAATTTCAGCGTAAAGTGTCGCAAGCCGTTAAACGTGCCCGTCACATCGGTTTATTACCATACGTTACTGACTCGTTAAAATAATAGGAGGTTACAAAATGGACATTATCTTAAAACAAGACGTTAAGAACCTCGGCGAAAAAGACGAAGTGGTTAAAGTAAAAGCTGGTTACGGCCGTAACTTCCTTATCCCTAAAGGATTTGGTATACTGGCTACTGAATCGGCCCGTAAAGTTTTAGCTGAGAACCTTAAACAAGCTCAGTTCAAACAAGACAAGATCCGCAAAGATGCTGACGAAGTTGCTGCCCGTTTAGAAGGCGTGAAACTGAGCATTGGCGCTAAAGCTGGCGAAAGCGGCAAGATCTTCGGTGCTGTGAACACCATCCAGGTGGCTGATGCTTTAAAAGCTCAAGGCTTTGAAGTTGACCGTCGTCGTATCACCTTTAACGAGGACCCTAAATTTGTTGGTGAGTACACCGCAACCCTTAACCTGCACAAAGAGGTTAAAGTACAGGTTCCTTTTGAAGTGGTAGCTGAGTAATTTGGCACACCTGTCCTCTCCCAAAGGAGAAGGAATTAGGAAATATCAACAAAGCCCTTTCCATTGGAGAGGGCTTTGTTATTTTTAGGGAAAATTTTTAGATCCCTTAAGCCCTCCCTCCCGGGGAGGGTTGGGGCGGGGCTGTTTATGATCACCAAAGGTATAGGTAAACTGATATGGCGCTTTGTAAGGCTGGCGCTGCTACTATTTTTCGGCATCAGCATTTTGTGGGTGCTGCTGCTGCGTTTTATAAACCCGCCCGTTACCTGGCTCATGATCAGCCGTGCCTTTGAGCGCAAGGCAGCCGGCAAAGAATGGAAGATCGACAAGGACTGGAAGGACTTTGACGAGATATCCATCAACATGAAAAAGGCCGCCGTTGCCGGTGAGGACCAATCCTTTCTTGAACATAATGGCTTTGATTTTAAAGCCATTGAACGCGCGATCAAAAAGAACGCGCACAGCAATAAGATCATTGGTGGCAGCACCATATCGCAGCAAACTGCAAAGAACGTTTTTTTATGGCAGGGCCGCTCGTGGCTGCGTAAAGGTTTAGAGGCCTACTTTACCATGCTGATCGAGATATTTTGGAGCAAGCAACGCATCATGGAAGTATACCTGAACGTGATCGAGATGGGTGATGGCATTTACGGCGCCGAAGCTGCCGCGCAGAACTACTTCCACAAGCCGGCCTCACAACTGACCCGGCGCGAGGCGGCGGCCATTGCGGCCATCTTCCCGAGTCCGCTTAAACGCTCGGCCACCGATCCTACACGCTTTGTAAGGCACCGCCGTTACCTGATCATGAAGAACATGCGCCGTTTAGGTCCGCTGGATTTTTAAATAAAGATCTGTAAAGCCCTCCGTCCCGGGGAAGGTTTGGGAGGGGCTGTACTACCATTCACCATCAAAAAAATACCATTCGGCTAAAAGTCCATCTTTCTGAGTGCTTGTGCTGTACATTTACAGCATGGCAAAACAACCTATCATCACAGTTACCGATCTGGTAAAGCAATACGACGGACTTACCGCCGTTAAAGGCATCAGCTTTGAGGTCCATGAAGGCGAGATCTTTGGGCTATTGGGCCCTAACGGCGCCGGCAAGACCACCACGCTCGAGATCATTGAAACGTTACGCGACAAGACCTCGGGCCGTATTTTGGTGGACGGACTGGATATTGATACCCAAGCCAGCCAGATCAAACAGCGCATCGGCGTACAGCTGCAGGCCGCAGGCTACTATCCGGGCCTCAACCTTACCGAGCTGCTTAAATTATTTGCCGGCCTTTACGGCGTAGGTATCGATCCTATACAAATGCTGGCCAAAGTGAACCTGACCGATAAAGCTAAGGCTTTGTATAAAGATCTGTCGGGCGGCCAAAAACAACGCTTCTCGATCGCCACCACGCTGATCAACAATCCACGCATCATATTTTTGGATGAGCCTACTACTGGCCTTGACCCGCAGGCCCGCCGTAACCTTTGGGAACTCATTCGCGAGATACGAACCGCCGGCACCACTGTGGTGATCACCACCCACTACATGGACGAGGCCGAAGAACTTTGCGATCGCGTTGCCTTTGTTGATGGTGGCCACATCGTTGGCATTAACACTCCTGACACCTTCATTGACCAGCTGATAGAACGCGGCTTTGAACGTAAGAAACACACCAAACTGGCCAACCTGGAAGATGTGTTCATTGACCTGACCGGCAAGGAGTGGCGGGAATAACCCCACACAACCCTCCCCGTAGGGAGGGCTTTAGAAACGAACGATCACATATAACATCCCTAAACTTAAAATACCCCCATAAAACTCCCTCTCCTTCGCAGAGGGCTGGGGAGAGGTACCATGAACTCATCATACTCTAACCTTCGCGCAACTTTGGCCATCACTAAGGCCAGTTTACGTTCCATCTTTCGCAGCCCATCGGCTGTTATATTCAGTTTGCTGTTCCCGCTCATTTTCATTGTCATATTTGCCAACCTGGGCGGCGGCGCTGTATCGGTAGATGTGGGCGTTGATAAGAACAGCGACACCATCAACCCCATCTATCAGATCCTGAAGAACTACAAGGTGATCAACCTCAAGACAGGTCTTACCGATAAGGCGCTGCAAACCAACCTGTCAAAGGGTAGCCTTGATGCCGTGATCAGTATACAAAAGAACAATGGCATGCCAACCTATGTGCTCAACGCCAAATTTTCAAGTGCCTCGCAAGAGAAGGGTAACATGTTCCGCTCGATGCTAAAAAGCCTGCTGTACCAATTTAATAATCGGGCCCAAGCCAACGCCCCGCAAGTGGCCGAGCTGAAAGAGACCACCATCACCGGCCGCGAATACAAATACATCGACTTTATACTGCCCGGCCAGTTAGGTTTCTCGTTGCTTAGCATCGGGGTTTTCGGTACCGCTTTTGTGTTCCTGAGCCTACGCCAAACGCTGGTGATCAAGCGCTTTTTTGCCACCCCGGTAAAACGCTACAGCATCGTATGTGGCGAAATGATCGCCCGTGTGCTCTTTGCCATGATGGGTTCGGTAGTGATCATTGGTGTAGGCCATTATGCCTTTGGGTTTACGCTGATCCATGGCGTGGCGACGGTGCTGAGCATGCTGCTACTGGCTTTGATCGGGCTGATCATCTTTATGGGCTTTGGTTTTATCATCTCTGGTCTGGCTAAAAATGATACCAGCATTCCTCCTTTATCTAATCTGGTCACCCTGCCACAGTTCCTGCTGTCAGGTACTTTCTTCTCTAACTCGGCGTTCCCTACCTGGCTCAGGAATGTGAGCAATGTATTGCCCCTCACCCACCTGAACAATGCCATGCGCAAGGTAGCCTTTGAGGGAGCCGCGATCACCGAGGTAGGCCACGAATTATTGATCTTATTGATATGGGGTATCGTACTATACACCATCGCCATCAAAACCTTTAAATGGGAATAATATTATATTAACAATGAATGGCTTACAAGCCTATATTTGCGCCTTTGTTAATAATTAATTAACAAAGGCGTTTTTATGTCGCTCAAACACACTCTTCTCATCTTTTGCTTAATTTTTAGCCTTACGGCAAGTGCCCAATACCAAGGCTTGGGTAGCTGGAACGTGGTCACCATTAATTTACCGGGTAGTACCGAACACCGCTGGGGAGGTTACCTGGAGGCTCAGAACCGGAACTACGGCCTGACCAGCAAATTTTACTACTATGAAGCCAAAGGCGGGGTCAGTTATAATTTAGATAAGAACAACGTGGCATTGCTGGGCATAGGCCGTTACGTTACTTATGACGAGGACGATGTGGATAATGGTCCAATGCTGGAAGAGTTCCGTTTTTGGGAGCAGTTCGTCTCTAACCAGTACCTGGGCCGCATTCGTTTTGAGCATCGTTACCGCATCGAGCAGCGCTGGTTCAACACCGGCTATCGCAACCGTTTCCGTTACCGGTTCAGCTCGATCATCCCCTTCAACAAAAAGAAGGTGGAGCCAGGCGCACTGTACAGCATTTTGTACGACGAGCTTTTCTTCAACAACAAACAGCCTCATTTTGAACGTAACCGGGTGGCCTTATTGCTGGGTTATCAGTTCAGCAAGCAATTCGCGTTCACGGCGGGGTTGCTCAACCAGTTCAATAATACCGCTACCGGCACTAACCGTAAGTACTATTTACATTTGAACGCCATATACAATATCGTACGCAAATAGAGGCGGATCGCAGGCTGCAATAGCGCCACCATGCCTATATTAAGTTATTGTAAACAAAACACTAAGTATTCATCTTTTACATTTCGAATGTCATTTTTTGCGCTTATCTTAGCGCGCAATTAACCGTACAGACCATATACTTACCAAACTAGATAGCACTATGAGCTTAATAATTGATGTACATGCCCGCCAGATACTCGACTCGCGCGGCAACCCCACAGTAGAAGTTGAAGTATTGACCGAGAACGGCGCCCTTGGCCGTGCTGCGGTTCCTTCAGGCGCTTCTACCGGTGCACACGAGGCCGTTGAACTTCGCGATAACGATAAAAGCCGTTACATGGGCAAAGGCGTATTACAAGCCGTAGCTAACGTGAACGACGTTATTGCCAAAGAACTGGTAGGTTTAGATGTATTTGAGCAAAACACTATCGACAAGATCATGATCGATCTTGACGGTACTCACAATAAAGGTAAATTAGGCGCCAACGCGATCCTGGGTGTATCACTGGCCGTTGCCAAAGCTGCCGCTCAGGAAAGCCGCCAGCCATTGTACCGTTACATTGGCGGTGTTAACGCTAATACCCTGCCTATCCCGATGATGAACATCGTGAACGGTGGTTCACACTCTGATGCGCCTATCGCGTTCCAGGAGTTCATGATCATGCCTATCGGCGCACCTTCATTCTCTGAGGCTTTGCGTTGGGGTACCGAGGTATTCCATAACCTGAAAAAGATCCTTCACGATCGTGGCCTTTCTACAGCGGTGGGTGACGAAGGTGGCTTTGCTCCTACCTTTGAAGGTACCGAAGATGGCGTTGAGACCATTTTACAAGCGATCGAGAAAGCCGGTTACAAACCAGGTGTTGATATTTACCTGGCGTTCGACTGTGCTGCCTCTGAGTTCTATGTAGATGGCAAGTACGATTACACCAAATTTGAAGGCGATAAAGGTGCTGTTCGTACCAGCGCCGAGCAGGTTGAATATTTAGCTCAACTGGCCGAGAAATACCCTATCGTATCTATCGAGGATGGTATGGCCGAGGACGATTGGGATGGCTGGAAATTACTGACCGACCGCATTGGCGACAAGGTGCAGTTAGTAGGCGATGACCTGTTCGTGACCAACGTTACCCGTTTACAACAAGGTATCGATACCGGCGTAGGTAACTCTATACTGGTAAAGGTTAACCAGATCGGTTCATTGACCGAGACCATCAACGCGGTATCATTAGCTCAAAGCAACTCTTACACTTCAGTAATGAGCCACCGCTCAGGAGAGACCGAAGATGCTACCATTGCCGACCTTGCTGTTGCCCTTAACTGCGGCCAGATCAAGACCGGTTCTGCATCACGTTCAGACAGGATCGCAAAATACAACCAGTTACTGCGTATCGAAGAAGAATTAGGCGCTAACGCTAAATTCATCGGTAAGAACTTTAAATACGCTAAAAAATAGTGAGCAGAGAATGGTGAGTGGTGAATAGTTGAATGGTTCACTATAAGCCTTCTTAAAATAAAAAGGCCATCCTAAGCGGATGGCCTTTTTTGTTGTGCTATCGTTTGTCCAAGCTTTTCCACATGATATTACCAACCTACTATCAAGCTCTAAGGTTGTGCTTCAAGATTAAAAATGTTGAATAACCAAGAAAGGCCGCATTAAGCGGCCTTTTCTGTTTATCAATTACCGAACTATTCATGCAATATGTTTATGCACGATGGCGAACAGGTCGGTCAGTTCAAATGGTTTTTTCAGGTAACCATCGGCCAGGCCCGCCTCGCTTACTTCTTTGATGTTACTCACCGCCGATACGATGATCACCGGTATATGGCTCGTGGCCGGGTTGGTCTTCAATTCTTTACTGATCTGCTGGCCATTGGCATCGCTTTTCCAGTCGGTAAGCCAGTTATCCAACAAAATAAGGTCGGGGGCTATCTCGCTAACGTTCTTCAGGATCTTCGCGCTTTCCGATTCGATCACCTCGAAGCCGTCCTCCTTTAACGCCAGTACGATGGTATCCCTTATATCTTTATCATCCTCAATGAGTAGAACTTTCTTAGCCATGGTGTTTTATCAATTAAGCATCTTCAATTAAGCATCGCCCCTCAGGCGACGGCGCTTTTATACGAGTTGTAACAAACAGCACCCCATATATTGTTTTGATCCAACAAAGGTAACTTTAAATAAGTGCATGGCTAAGTTCACCGTTATGCCTCACACCAGGTGGCTAACATAATGAAACTCCAAGGGCTGCTCCAGCAACACCGGTACCACCCGCATAAAATGCTTGTAGTGTGCCGTCGACTGATGCGCCTCGAAGGCTTCTGCATCGCGCCATTCGTCAAGTAATACGTATTTATAGGGCTTATCCTGGTATTGGAATATCTCGTATTTGATGTAGCCCTCATCGGAGGCGGAGGCCTCTACCAGCTTTTTCAATTCCAATTCAAACGCTTCTTCTGCATCGGCATGGCAATGCAGTATAGCTATCGATCTAACGCTCATAACTTGGTCATCATATAGGTGATAAGATAACCAATGGTCAATATCTTCTGTTTGCTTGGGGCGAGCCGATCAGGACGAAAAAAAGCAGGTGCGGCAACGGGGTTCGTAGCTTTCCTTTTCGCCCAGCAGTACACGGCCTTCATCAGGCACCAGGCGATATGAGTACAGGGCGGGGCTGCCACAGCACACGCATACCGCGTGCACTTTGGTCACCGATTCGGCCATGGCCATAATAGCGGGCATAGGTCCGAAAGGTACACCTTTAAAATCCATGTCCAGCCCGGCCACGATCACGCGCACGCCGCGGTTGGCCAGGGCATTACATACGTTGGGCAGCTCATCGTCAAAAAATTGCGCTTCATCGATACCTACCACTTCAACGTTGGCACCTAACAGCAGGATGGCCGATGAACTTTCGACAGGAGTGCAGGGAATGCTGTTCTGGTCGTGTGATACCACCGCCTCTTCGGCGTAACGGGTATCAGTTTTGGGCTTGAAGATCTCGACGTTCAAACGCGCGATCTGGGCACGGCGCAACCTGCGGATCAGCTCCTCGGTCTTGCCCGAGAACATGGATCCGCAAACCACTTCTACACTACCACCATGCTCACTTCGCCTCTTAAAAACGTCCTCACTAAACAACATTCCAAAACTTTTACAGCCGGCTAATATCAGAATTATATCTTACTTTTGAATGCGTACATTTTCAACATCGGCACCCATGAAACAGCAGGAGATACTCAAAAAGATAGGTTTTATACTTAAAGAACTCAACGAACAGTACGACTATCTGTTGACCCAGGAAGGCCACATCAACGACCTTGAATTGGAGCTTTTTGCTGCCAACGCCCGCTTTTTGGGCGACCATAATGACATATTGCGCAAGGTGAATACCCAGGCCCTGAACCTTAGGCCGGCCCTGCCTGAGCATGACCAAAACGCTGCCCCGGTTAATGCTTTTGATACCACCAACACTGTGGTACAAGAACCGGTGATCCTTGATCAGCATTTTGACACACATGCCCCTGTTGATACTTATACCGAACCTCAGCAAGTGATCCACTTGCCTGAGACCACCGAAAGTGCCCCCGAACACACCGAACCTGCTTTGGCCTACCAGGAACCACAGCCCGTTGCTGAAGAACCTACCGTAACCATTGAAGAGTACGAGCACGAAGCCGAACCGGTAGAAGAAAAAAGCTTTGACACACCTGCCGCCTCTGTTGAGCCCGAACATCAGGCGACACAGGACCATGTGTTCCACAAGACGGTAGACATTAATACCCCGCCACCTCCGGCCTACGCTGATACGCACATAGAGGAGGCCCGCGAGAGTAATGACCATTACGACTTTATACGCCACGAGCCGCAGGTGAGTAACGAGCAGCACGAGTTCTCGATCAGTAGCCACTCGGCCGAAGAAGAACGCCCGCCACACGTTGACCTCACCACCGACGAACCGCAACCGATCGATGCCAACGAATACGCGGAACCCGTGAACATCGCGCCGGTTGAGCCGGAACCTGTTGCTCCTGCTCAGGAAGAACGCTCTTTATTTGATCATCCAGCTGAACCTCAAATAACAGTTCCGATAGAAGAAGAACGCCCTGCTTATAACTTCGAGGCTCAAGAGCCGGTAAAGGAAGAGGCTCCTGCCGCTCCGGAACCTTACACCGCCCCTGTTCATGAAGCGCCTAAGGCCACCGAGCCAGAAAAGCCATTGACGCTGCATGAGCGACTGGCCGCCCAATTACGTGGCGACAAACCTGCCGAAGCACCTTTAGCCCAACCTATCACCAGCGCTTACGCCGCACCGCAACATCAACCGCAAACGGCCATTACCGATATCAAATCGGCTATTAATATGAATGATAAGATGCTGTTCGTGAAGGACCTGTTCAATGGCTACAGCCTGGCCTACAGCGAAGCGATCGAGCTGCTCAACCGCTGCAAGACCATGGAAGAGGCCGACCAGTTCCTGAAAGCCAACTACGTGACCAAGAACCGCTGGACCGAAAGACCGGACACGGTAGATAAGTTCTACGCAGTGCTGAGAAGAAGATTTCAGTAATTAATTTATTGTTTGATCGGTCATGCTGAACTTGTTTCAGCATCACACTTGCAAGGTGGTTAGCCTGTCCTGAGAGATGCCGATATGCATCGGCATGACGGGGGTGAGTATGTAAAACAAATAACCCGTCATGCTGAACTTGTTTCAGCATCACACTTGCAAGGTGGCCGACCTGTCCTGAGAGATGCCGATATTCATCGGCATGATGGGGGTGAGTATGTAAAACAACTAACTTGTCATGCTGAACTTGTTTCAGTATCTCACATGCAAGGTAACTACATATACTGAGAGATGCTGATATGCATCGGCATGACCGTAAGCATTCGCCCTCTAAATCCCCAACACCTGCTTCAATTTTGCGTATCCTGTTTTACTGACCGGGATGCGGGCCCCTGATCTGAGGATGGCGATGTGGGTATCTTTTTCGTAAGGGTCTATACGGGTGATCTGGGATAGGCTCACCATATACGAACGGTGCACGCGGGCAAATTGCCGTGGGTCAAGCGTGCGTTCGAAGAAGCTAAGGGTCTTATTCTTTAAAAAGGAGCCT
This window harbors:
- the rpsR gene encoding 30S ribosomal protein S18: MANEQIQYVTAPKVDDNRKKYCRFKKNGIKYIDYKDANFLLKFVNDQGKVLPRRLTGTSLKFQRKVSQAVKRARHIGLLPYVTDSLK
- the rplI gene encoding 50S ribosomal protein L9, producing the protein MDIILKQDVKNLGEKDEVVKVKAGYGRNFLIPKGFGILATESARKVLAENLKQAQFKQDKIRKDADEVAARLEGVKLSIGAKAGESGKIFGAVNTIQVADALKAQGFEVDRRRITFNEDPKFVGEYTATLNLHKEVKVQVPFEVVAE
- the mtgA gene encoding monofunctional biosynthetic peptidoglycan transglycosylase: MITKGIGKLIWRFVRLALLLFFGISILWVLLLRFINPPVTWLMISRAFERKAAGKEWKIDKDWKDFDEISINMKKAAVAGEDQSFLEHNGFDFKAIERAIKKNAHSNKIIGGSTISQQTAKNVFLWQGRSWLRKGLEAYFTMLIEIFWSKQRIMEVYLNVIEMGDGIYGAEAAAQNYFHKPASQLTRREAAAIAAIFPSPLKRSATDPTRFVRHRRYLIMKNMRRLGPLDF
- a CDS encoding ABC transporter ATP-binding protein, with the protein product MAKQPIITVTDLVKQYDGLTAVKGISFEVHEGEIFGLLGPNGAGKTTTLEIIETLRDKTSGRILVDGLDIDTQASQIKQRIGVQLQAAGYYPGLNLTELLKLFAGLYGVGIDPIQMLAKVNLTDKAKALYKDLSGGQKQRFSIATTLINNPRIIFLDEPTTGLDPQARRNLWELIREIRTAGTTVVITTHYMDEAEELCDRVAFVDGGHIVGINTPDTFIDQLIERGFERKKHTKLANLEDVFIDLTGKEWRE
- a CDS encoding ABC transporter permease — translated: MNSSYSNLRATLAITKASLRSIFRSPSAVIFSLLFPLIFIVIFANLGGGAVSVDVGVDKNSDTINPIYQILKNYKVINLKTGLTDKALQTNLSKGSLDAVISIQKNNGMPTYVLNAKFSSASQEKGNMFRSMLKSLLYQFNNRAQANAPQVAELKETTITGREYKYIDFILPGQLGFSLLSIGVFGTAFVFLSLRQTLVIKRFFATPVKRYSIVCGEMIARVLFAMMGSVVIIGVGHYAFGFTLIHGVATVLSMLLLALIGLIIFMGFGFIISGLAKNDTSIPPLSNLVTLPQFLLSGTFFSNSAFPTWLRNVSNVLPLTHLNNAMRKVAFEGAAITEVGHELLILLIWGIVLYTIAIKTFKWE
- a CDS encoding DUF2490 domain-containing protein, whose translation is MSLKHTLLIFCLIFSLTASAQYQGLGSWNVVTINLPGSTEHRWGGYLEAQNRNYGLTSKFYYYEAKGGVSYNLDKNNVALLGIGRYVTYDEDDVDNGPMLEEFRFWEQFVSNQYLGRIRFEHRYRIEQRWFNTGYRNRFRYRFSSIIPFNKKKVEPGALYSILYDELFFNNKQPHFERNRVALLLGYQFSKQFAFTAGLLNQFNNTATGTNRKYYLHLNAIYNIVRK
- the eno gene encoding phosphopyruvate hydratase, giving the protein MSLIIDVHARQILDSRGNPTVEVEVLTENGALGRAAVPSGASTGAHEAVELRDNDKSRYMGKGVLQAVANVNDVIAKELVGLDVFEQNTIDKIMIDLDGTHNKGKLGANAILGVSLAVAKAAAQESRQPLYRYIGGVNANTLPIPMMNIVNGGSHSDAPIAFQEFMIMPIGAPSFSEALRWGTEVFHNLKKILHDRGLSTAVGDEGGFAPTFEGTEDGVETILQAIEKAGYKPGVDIYLAFDCAASEFYVDGKYDYTKFEGDKGAVRTSAEQVEYLAQLAEKYPIVSIEDGMAEDDWDGWKLLTDRIGDKVQLVGDDLFVTNVTRLQQGIDTGVGNSILVKVNQIGSLTETINAVSLAQSNSYTSVMSHRSGETEDATIADLAVALNCGQIKTGSASRSDRIAKYNQLLRIEEELGANAKFIGKNFKYAKK
- a CDS encoding response regulator — translated: MAKKVLLIEDDKDIRDTIVLALKEDGFEVIESESAKILKNVSEIAPDLILLDNWLTDWKSDANGQQISKELKTNPATSHIPVIIVSAVSNIKEVSEAGLADGYLKKPFELTDLFAIVHKHIA
- a CDS encoding putative quinol monooxygenase; this translates as MSVRSIAILHCHADAEEAFELELKKLVEASASDEGYIKYEIFQYQDKPYKYVLLDEWRDAEAFEAHQSTAHYKHFMRVVPVLLEQPLEFHYVSHLV
- a CDS encoding thymidine kinase; its protein translation is MLFSEDVFKRRSEHGGSVEVVCGSMFSGKTEELIRRLRRAQIARLNVEIFKPKTDTRYAEEAVVSHDQNSIPCTPVESSSAILLLGANVEVVGIDEAQFFDDELPNVCNALANRGVRVIVAGLDMDFKGVPFGPMPAIMAMAESVTKVHAVCVCCGSPALYSYRLVPDEGRVLLGEKESYEPRCRTCFFSS